One Polypterus senegalus isolate Bchr_013 chromosome 10, ASM1683550v1, whole genome shotgun sequence DNA segment encodes these proteins:
- the LOC120538084 gene encoding membrane-spanning 4-domains subfamily A member 6D-like, producing the protein MASTVSDQSVSLSDQAQVKFQRFKEEQIDAFKRGNIKYFGVSTIMFGVMIACFYVPMYFIPGRNIVQSGMPWWTSASFIVTGVLFIIMEKKANKISFWSNLISSVLIILFALTAGVFTYMETVSSKILMMCVEISDNCTHFEIPLEVNDHMKCAMLLTLLTSIIVAAVLLYLVIKERDEYGLYRNLEMNDLVTAPPVTENE; encoded by the exons ATGGCTTCCACTGTCTCAGACCAAAGTGTTTCTTTGAGTGACCAAGCACAGGTCAAGTTCCAGAGATTCAAGGAGGAGCAAATTGATGCGTTTAAGAGAGGAAACATCAAATATTTCGGG GTGTCAACAATAATGTTCGGGGTGATGATAGCTTGCTTCTATGTCCCCATGTACTTTATTCCAGGGAGGAATATTGTCCAATCTGGGATGCCCTGGTGGACTTCAGCTTCT TTTATTGTGACTGGAGTTCTTTTCATTATCATGGAGAAAAAGGCCAACAAAATAAGT TTCTGGTCCAATTTGATCTCCAGTGTGCTCATCATTCTGTTCGCTCTGACTGCTGGTGTCTTTACCTACATGGAAACAGTGAGCAGTAAAATATTAATGATGTGCGTGGAAATCAGTGACAACTGCACCCACTTCGAAATCCCCTTG GAAGTGAATGATCATATGAAGTGTGCGATGTTATTGACACTCCTCACCTCCATCATTGTGGCCGCTGTGCTGCTCTATTTAGTCATCAAAGAGAGAGACGAGTACGGCTTGTACAGG aatcTAGAAATGAATGATTTAGTCACTGCACCACCTGTCACAGAAAATGAGTGA